TTTGATTTTAAAATTGTGTTCTTCTTACGAATAAAGATTTAACTAATAGAAGTGAAATTTTGAAAAGAGGTGCGAAATAGATGAAAATTTCAACGAAAGGCCGTTACGGCTTAACAATTATGATTGATCTTGCGAAGAAGTTTGGTGAGGGTCCAATTTCTTTAAAATCAATTGCGCAAGCGCATGACCTATCTGAACATTACTTAGAGCAATTAATCTCTCCACTTCGTAACGCTCGTCTTGTAAAAAGTACGCGTGGTGCATATGGTGGTTATGTATTATCTGACCAACCAGCTAATATTACGGCTGGCGATGTAATTCGTGTTTTAGAAGGCCCAATTAGCGTTGTTGAAATGATAGAAGAGGAAGAACCAGCACAGCGCCAGTTGTGGATGCGTGTTCGTGATGCAGTACAAGAAGTATTAGATAGTACAACTCTAGAAGATTTAGTACGTTATGAGGAAGAGAATCATGGGGGTTATATGTTTTACATTTAATTCCTTGTGAAACGATTTGGAAAGAAGGAGATCTGATGGAACGCATTTACTTAGATCATGCTGCGACATCTCCGGCTCACCCAGAAGTAGTCGAAAAGATGATTCCATATATGACAGAAATATTTGGTAATCCGTCTAGTATTCATTTTTATGGACGCCAAACGCGCCATGCTGTAGATGAAGCAAGACGTGTTTGTGCACGTAGCATTCATGCAAATCCAAATGAAATTATTTTTACAAGCGGTGGTACGGAGGCTGATAATTTAGCACTTTTAGGTGTGGCACGTGCAAACCGCAATAAAGGAAATCATATTATTACGACGCAGATTGAACATCACGCTATTTTGCATACATGTGAAGCATTAGAGCGAGAAGGCTTTGAGGTGACGTATTTACCGGTTGATGAAACGGGTCGTGTTCAAGTTTCTGATGTAAAAGAGGCGTTAACAGATGAAACGATTCTCGTATCTGTTATGTTTGGAAATAATGAAGTTGGAACGGTTCAACCGATTGCAGAAATTGGAGAACTGTTAAAAGAACATCACGCTTATTTTCACACGGATGCTGTACAAGCCTACGGTTTAACAGCAATTGATGTGAAAGAGTTAGGCATTGATTTATTATCAATCTCAGCTCATAAAATTAATGGTCCAAAAGGTGTAGGTTATTTATATGCTAGCGCGCAAGTGAAGTTTGAACCGTTATTAACGGGCGGGGAGCAAGAGCGAAAACGTCGTGCAGGTACTGAGAATGTACCTAGCATCGTTGGGCTAGAGCAAGCTGTTAAGTTGGCAGAATCAACGCGTGAGCAAAAAATTGCCCAATATGAAGGATTTAAAGATATAATGGTATCTGTCTTTCAAAAAGAAGACATTACTTTCGAGGTAAACGGAAACTTAGAATATCGCTTACCACATGTGTTTAATGTAAGTTTCACAGGAATGGATATTGAGCCGTTTCTTGTAAACTTAGACTTAGCAGGTATTGCAGTATCAAGTGGTTCTGCATGTACAGCTGGTTCTATTGACCCATCGCATGTGTTAGTGGCGATGTTTGGAAAAGATTCCGATCAAATACGTTCATCTGTACGTTTTAGCTTTGGTCTTGGTAATACGAAAGAACAAGTGGAAAAAGCAGCGTACGAAACAGTGAAAATCGTGAAGCGATTAACACAAAAATAGCATGGGAGGTGACATGATGAACAAACTACCTCACGAAACGCGCGTTGTCATTGGGATGTCCGGTGGCGTCGATTCATCTGTAGCAGCTCTTTTATTAAAAGAGCAAGGTTATGATGTAATCGGGATTTTTATGAAAAACTGGGATGATACAGACGAGAATGGTTTCTGTACAGCAACGGAAGATTACAATGATGTAATCGAAGTGTGCAATCAAATCGGTATCCCCTATTATGCAGTAAACTTTGAAAAACAATATTGGGATAAAGTATTTACGTACTTTTTAGATGAGTACCGAGCTGGTCGTACGCCAAACCCAGATGTAATGTGTAACAAAGAAATTAAATTTAAAGCCTTTTTAGAACATGCGATTGCGCTTGGTGCCGATTATGTAGCGACAGGTCATTATGCACGTGTTGCTTATATCGATGGCGAATATAAAATGCTACGCGGTGTTGATGATAATAAGGATCAAACATATTTCTTGAATCAATTAAGCCAAGAGCAACTATCAAAAACAATGTTCCCGTTAGGCGAATTAAAGAAACCACAAATTCGTGAAATGGCAAAAGAAGCTGGTTTAGCAACAGCGACGAAAAAAGATAGTACAGGTATCTGCTTTATTGGTGAGCGTAACTTTAAAGATTTCTTAAGTAACTACTTACCAGCTCAGCCAGGTGTGATGCAAACACTATCTGGCGAAGTGAAAGGGAAACATGACGGTTTAATGTACTATACAATTGGACAACGTCATGGTCTTGGTATTGGTGGTAATGGTGATCCTTGGTTCGCTGTTGGGAAAAACTTGAAAGAAAATATTTTATATGTTGATCAAGGATTCCACAATGAGCTTTTATATGGTGATGAAGTCATTGCTACGAATATAGGTTGGGTAAGTAACAGAGCGAAAGAAAAGGAATTTAAGTGCACAGCGAAATTCCGTTATCGTCAAGAGGATAACAAGGTAACGGTTCAAATCGTTGATGATAATACAGTTCGTATTCTTTGCGATGAACCAATTCGTGCGATTACGCCAGGACAAGCAGTTGTTTTCTATGATGGAGATGAATGCTTAGGCGGTGCTACAATTGATGAAGTATACCGTAGTGGTAAGAAACTAGACTATTTAGGATGAAAAACGAGAAGCCTCTGCCGATTAGCGGTTAGAGGTTTCTTTTTCATAACAGCGAATTTTTGTTCGCTTGGAAAATAGATTATTTGTTATAATTTGTTGTAGAGGTGAAGAACATGTCAAATAAGCTTGAAGCAGGCATTCAATATATGCAAGAAGGAAACTGGGAAGAAGCAGCTAAAAATTTTACAGAGGCAATTGAAGAAAATCCGAAAGATGCACTTGGATACATTAACTTTGCGAATTTATTAGATGTGTTAGGAGATAGCGAACGTGCGATTTTATTTTATAAACGCGCATTAGAACTAGATGGGAAATTAGCTACTGCCTATTATGGACTTGGAAGCATATATTATGGACAAGAGCAATTTACAGAAGCAAAAGCTGCATTTGAGCAAGCAATGCAAGCTGGATTACAATCAGCTGATGTGACATTTATGCTAGGGATTACGTATGTACAGCTTGGAAATGATCGTCTTGCACTGCCATTTTTACAAAGAGCAACTGAATTAGATAGGGCAGATGTAGAAGCGGTATTCCAATGCGGATTATGCTTTGCGCGACTAGAACATATTCAGGAAGCGAAACCTTATTTTGAAAAGGTTTTACAAATGGATGAAGAACATGCAGATGCGTACTATAATTTAGGTGTTGCGTACGTGTTTGAGGAAAATAATGAGAAAGCACTTGCTTTATTTAAGAAGGCGACTGAAATTCAACCAGATCACTTTTTAGCAGGGAATGGCATTCGTTTATTAGAGCAAGAAGCCGAATAGAAATCGTACCTTAACGCGCAGTTACCCCTCATCTAATGATAAGTAGAGAGGTGGGGGCTTTACTGCTCGTTAGAGTGAGAGAAATCGGAAAGGAGAGGAAACATGGGAAATCAACATGCAATGGATTTGTTTGAGGAAGAGCAAAAATTTATAAAAGCACAAGTTCTTCATACCATTTTCCACAACGAAGAAAACCTCTATTCCGTTGTCAGTATGAAAATCATTGAAACAAATGAAACATACGACGAAAAAAAAGTGATGATCAACGGTCACTTTCCCCGTATGCATGAAGATGAAGTATTTACATTGACAGGTCACTTTAAAGACCACCCAAAGTACGGAAAGCAATACTTAGTTGAAACATTTAAAAAAGAATTACCTCAAACAAAAACAGGTATGGTGCAATATTTAGCGAGTGATTTATTTAAAGGAATTGGGAAGCGAACAGCAGAAAAGATTGTTGATCATCTCGGAGAACATGCGATTTCTAAAATTATGGACGACCCTGCTGCATTAGAAGGTGTTGTAAACAAGCAGAAAGCGCAAGAAATTTATGACACAATTATTGAACACCAAGGGCTTGAAAAGGTCATGAGCTTTTTAAATGGTTATGGTTTTGGAACGAAGCTCTCGATTAAGATTTATCAGCAGTATAAAGAAATGACGCTTGAAGTGATTCGAAATAATCCATATCAGTTGATTGAAGAAGTCGATGGCATCGGTTTTGGAAGAGCTGACGATATAGGACGAGCGCTAGGGATATCTGGTAACCATAATGATCGTGTGAGAGCAGGATGTTTCTATACGTTAGAAAATGTTTCGCTCCAAGAAGGTCATGTGTTTATGGAAAAGGGTCAACTAGTTCGAGAAACCGTATCGCTTTTAAATAATCAAGAGGGTAATGTGACGGAAGAAGATATTTTGCAATGCGTTGAAATGATGCAAGGTGAAGGGAAAATCATTATAGAAGAAGACCGCATTTATTTAGCTTCGTTATTCTATTCCGAAAAGGGCGTTGTCAAATCAATCCGCCGTCTCATGAACCAAGAAGAGACGCCTTCGTTTCCTGAAGCGGAAGTATTATTAACGTTAGGGAAAATTGAAGAGCAGCTAAAAGTACAGTATGCGCCGCTTCAACAAGAGGCAATTCAAACTGCGCTTCATAAGCCGATGATGTTATTAACCGGCGGACCTGGTACAGGGAAGACGACCGTTATTAAAGGAATTGTCGAAATGTATGCTTCCTTGCATGGTTTATCATTAAGCCCGCAAGATTACAGTGATGATAATCCGTTTCCGATTCTGTTAACAGCTCCGACAGGCCGCGCTGCGAAGCGGATGAGTGAGTCAACAGGGCTTCCTGCTTGTACGATTCACCGCTTACTTGGTTGGACGCCAGAAGGATCTTTCCAGCGTAATGAAACGGACCCTGTACAAGGAAAGTTACTTATCATTGATGAGTTTTCAATGGTTGATATTTGGCTCGCGAATCAATTGTTTAAATCATTACCAACAAACATTCAAGTAATTGTTGTAGGTGATGAAGATCAATTACCTTCTGTAGGGCCTGGACAAGTGTTGAAAGATTTATTAGATGCTGGTGCAATTCCGACAGTGAAGTTAACAGAGATTTACCGTCAAGCAGAAGGGTCATCCGTTATTCAGCTTGCCCATGCGATAAAAAATGGTACGCTGCCACCAGACTTAGCACAAAATAAAAAAGATCGTTCGTTTATTGGTTGCTCAGGTGCTCAAATTGTTGAGGTTGTAAAACAAGTATGTGAAAACGCGAAGACGAAAGGGTTTAATGCAAGAGATGTCCAAGTGTTAGCGCCTATGTATCGCGGTCCGGCAGGTATTAATGTGCTAAATGAGGCACTCCAAGAAGTATTTAATCCGAAGAAAGAAAAGAGTAGAGAAATTGCCTACGGTGATGTTGTGTATCGAACGGGTGATAAAGTATTGCAGCTCGTAAATCAACCAGAAAGCCAAGTGTTTAATGGTGACATTGGAGAAATTGTTTCTGTATTTTATGCAAAGGAAAATGTGGAGAAACAAGATATGGTTGTTGTTTCGTTCGATGGGATTGAAGTAACGTATATAAAGCCAGATTTAAATCAAATTACACATGCGTATTGTTGTTCAATTCATAAGTCACAAGGAAGTGAATTTCCAATTGTAATTATGCCGATTGTAAAGAGTTATTACCGCATGTTACGCCGTAATTTAATTTATACAGGTATTACGAGAAGTAAAAAGTTTCTAATTATTTGCGGAGAAGAATCAGCCTTTCAATCTGGTGTGAATCGTCTTGATGATTCCATGCGGCAAACAACGTTAGCTGGTCGCTTGCAGGAATCAAAAGGGGAAGTGCAAATGGTTACGATTGATGGCCAGGAGATGGATGTGGAAAACATTTCACCGTATGATTTTATGTAGCAAGGTGAAATTATATAGTGAAACTTTCAATATAGAGAGCGTTATTTTGAAAGTGTAAGGCAGTTCTAGTATGTATAAATGAGTGCAGTTTGGACATAATGGCGAATAGAATCTGGGAGACTGTAAGGAGATGAAAGCCATATGTTCAGTTGTCCAAATTGCAAAGGGAAAGACATTGGAAAAATAGGTGTCAACCAATTTTATTGCTGGAATTGTTATATTGAATTATCGGTTTCAAAGGGGAAAATCCATACGCATCAAGTAGAAGAAGATGGATCGCTTAGTTCTCTTGATGATTTATTTGATGAGAATGAACGAACCATCGGATAGTCAAAAAGGGGGATTTACTTTGAACGTACGCAATTCATTAATCGCATTAGGTATTGGAGCTGCGGCATATCAATATGCACGTAAACAAGATGTGTTTTCCAAACGTAATATGAAAAGAGCACGCAAAATGATTAAGTCTTATTTATAATCATTTCTATAAAGTGAAAAACTCCCTTCATTCTCAGGGAGTTTTTTCATGTGCTCGTATATAAATAAAAAAGTCCAATTTTAGAAAAAAGATAAGAAAGTCCGTAACATCCAATACCAAGAACTCCGTAATACCACAGCTGTTTCGCACGTTCTTTTCGTGTTGAACGCGTGAAGAGTCCCTT
This sequence is a window from Bacillus pseudomycoides DSM 12442. Protein-coding genes within it:
- the recD2 gene encoding SF1B family DNA helicase RecD2, with translation MGNQHAMDLFEEEQKFIKAQVLHTIFHNEENLYSVVSMKIIETNETYDEKKVMINGHFPRMHEDEVFTLTGHFKDHPKYGKQYLVETFKKELPQTKTGMVQYLASDLFKGIGKRTAEKIVDHLGEHAISKIMDDPAALEGVVNKQKAQEIYDTIIEHQGLEKVMSFLNGYGFGTKLSIKIYQQYKEMTLEVIRNNPYQLIEEVDGIGFGRADDIGRALGISGNHNDRVRAGCFYTLENVSLQEGHVFMEKGQLVRETVSLLNNQEGNVTEEDILQCVEMMQGEGKIIIEEDRIYLASLFYSEKGVVKSIRRLMNQEETPSFPEAEVLLTLGKIEEQLKVQYAPLQQEAIQTALHKPMMLLTGGPGTGKTTVIKGIVEMYASLHGLSLSPQDYSDDNPFPILLTAPTGRAAKRMSESTGLPACTIHRLLGWTPEGSFQRNETDPVQGKLLIIDEFSMVDIWLANQLFKSLPTNIQVIVVGDEDQLPSVGPGQVLKDLLDAGAIPTVKLTEIYRQAEGSSVIQLAHAIKNGTLPPDLAQNKKDRSFIGCSGAQIVEVVKQVCENAKTKGFNARDVQVLAPMYRGPAGINVLNEALQEVFNPKKEKSREIAYGDVVYRTGDKVLQLVNQPESQVFNGDIGEIVSVFYAKENVEKQDMVVVSFDGIEVTYIKPDLNQITHAYCCSIHKSQGSEFPIVIMPIVKSYYRMLRRNLIYTGITRSKKFLIICGEESAFQSGVNRLDDSMRQTTLAGRLQESKGEVQMVTIDGQEMDVENISPYDFM
- a CDS encoding YrzQ family protein produces the protein MNVRNSLIALGIGAAAYQYARKQDVFSKRNMKRARKMIKSYL
- the cymR gene encoding cysteine metabolism transcriptional regulator CymR codes for the protein MKISTKGRYGLTIMIDLAKKFGEGPISLKSIAQAHDLSEHYLEQLISPLRNARLVKSTRGAYGGYVLSDQPANITAGDVIRVLEGPISVVEMIEEEEPAQRQLWMRVRDAVQEVLDSTTLEDLVRYEEENHGGYMFYI
- the mnmA gene encoding tRNA 2-thiouridine(34) synthase MnmA, whose translation is MNKLPHETRVVIGMSGGVDSSVAALLLKEQGYDVIGIFMKNWDDTDENGFCTATEDYNDVIEVCNQIGIPYYAVNFEKQYWDKVFTYFLDEYRAGRTPNPDVMCNKEIKFKAFLEHAIALGADYVATGHYARVAYIDGEYKMLRGVDDNKDQTYFLNQLSQEQLSKTMFPLGELKKPQIREMAKEAGLATATKKDSTGICFIGERNFKDFLSNYLPAQPGVMQTLSGEVKGKHDGLMYYTIGQRHGLGIGGNGDPWFAVGKNLKENILYVDQGFHNELLYGDEVIATNIGWVSNRAKEKEFKCTAKFRYRQEDNKVTVQIVDDNTVRILCDEPIRAITPGQAVVFYDGDECLGGATIDEVYRSGKKLDYLG
- a CDS encoding cysteine desulfurase family protein — its product is MERIYLDHAATSPAHPEVVEKMIPYMTEIFGNPSSIHFYGRQTRHAVDEARRVCARSIHANPNEIIFTSGGTEADNLALLGVARANRNKGNHIITTQIEHHAILHTCEALEREGFEVTYLPVDETGRVQVSDVKEALTDETILVSVMFGNNEVGTVQPIAEIGELLKEHHAYFHTDAVQAYGLTAIDVKELGIDLLSISAHKINGPKGVGYLYASAQVKFEPLLTGGEQERKRRAGTENVPSIVGLEQAVKLAESTREQKIAQYEGFKDIMVSVFQKEDITFEVNGNLEYRLPHVFNVSFTGMDIEPFLVNLDLAGIAVSSGSACTAGSIDPSHVLVAMFGKDSDQIRSSVRFSFGLGNTKEQVEKAAYETVKIVKRLTQK
- a CDS encoding tetratricopeptide repeat protein; amino-acid sequence: MSNKLEAGIQYMQEGNWEEAAKNFTEAIEENPKDALGYINFANLLDVLGDSERAILFYKRALELDGKLATAYYGLGSIYYGQEQFTEAKAAFEQAMQAGLQSADVTFMLGITYVQLGNDRLALPFLQRATELDRADVEAVFQCGLCFARLEHIQEAKPYFEKVLQMDEEHADAYYNLGVAYVFEENNEKALALFKKATEIQPDHFLAGNGIRLLEQEAE